The Vibrio tapetis subsp. tapetis genome segment AGTCCAACGAATTCTGGGTGAATTGCTTGTCGCAACCACACTATTAACGGCTACGTTAAAGTTCGAAGGCTCTATTACGTTGCAATTGCAAGGTGACGGCCCGGTTTCTATTGCTGTGATTAACGGTGATGACGATCAAAAAGTGCGTGGTGTTGCGCGTTGGGAAGGCGATATCGCAGAAGATGCGACTTTGCACCAGCTCATGGGTAAAGGTCACCTCGTGATCACAATTTCACCAAAAAAAGGTGAACGCTACCAAGGAGTGGTCGGTTTAGAAGGCGATACACTTTCTGAAGTGCTTGAAGGCTACTTTGAACGCTCTGAACAGTTAAAAACTCGTCTATGGTTCCGTTTAGGTGAGTTTGATGGCAAACCACATGCTGCTGGTATGCTGCTTCAAGTGATGCCTGATGGCACCGGCTCACCTGATGATTTTGAGCACCTAGAGCAACTGACTGACACGGTTAAAGATGAAGAATTATTCGGCCTACCTGGTAACGAAATTCTGTACCGTTTATATAATCAAGAAACCGTTCAACTGTTTGATCCACAAGAGGTTGAGTTCTTTTGTGGCTGTTCAAGGGAGCGCAGTTCCGCTGCAATACTGACGGTAGCACGTGAAGAGATTAACGACATTTTGGCTACCGAAGGATCCGTTTCTTTACATTGTGATTACTGCGGCACGAATTACACGTTCGACGAAAAAGATGTCTCGGCTTTGTTTGCGGGTGCAGACAACAACACTGGCACCGTGCATTAATTAAACATTTTTAATAAGCCAGTCAAAAAATCATTAAAGCCAGCATAACGCTGGCTTTTTTTGTTATTTACCTCACAAAATCACAGACTTACAGTCACCATTTGTGCACTTATTTTTTTTAAAGTATTAATTGTTTTGATCTAGCGCAAAGGTTTGCTTTGGCTATAAAATGGGCTAGCTAAAACTGTGAACAGGGTTAGGATTCCCCAAAAAATTCAGGGTTATTCTTTGATGCATATCCCTGTTTTATCTTAGTCCTGTTGTTAGCATGGTGAGCAGATAAAAATAATTTATTACAAAATCCCTACAAAAAAATATCCTACAAGGAGCACCTATGACTGTTATGGAACATACTAAGGCTGCACAACTAGATCTAACTAAATACGGTATTAATGGCGTAACTGAAGTTCTACGGAATCCAAGTTTTGACCAATTATTCGAAGAAGAGACACGACCAGAGCTCGAAGGCTACGAAAAAGGCGTAGTCACTGAGCTTGGTGCTGTTGCTGTTGATACCGGTATTTTTACAGGTCGCTCACCAAAAGATAAGTACATCGTTAAAGATGAAACCACTCGCGATACCATGTGGTGGTCTGATCAAGGTAAAAACGATAATAAACCTATCGACCTAAAAGTATGGAATGAGTTAAAACAACTCGTAACTACCCAGCTTTCAGGTAAACGTCTTTTTGTTATTGATGGCTATTGTGGCACCAATGACGACACACGACTTAGAATTCGTGTCATAACAGAAGTAGCGTGGCAAGCGCACTTCGTGAAAAACATGTTCATTCGTCCAAGCGACGAAGAACTTGCTACTTTCGAGCCTGATTTCGTTGTCATGAATGGTGCAAAAACCACGAATGAAAAATGGCAAGAACACGGCCTGCATTCTGAAAACTTCACTGTGTTTAACTTAACTGAAAAAATGCAGTTAATCGGCGGTACTTGGTACGGCGGTGAAATGAAGAAAGGCATGTTCGCAATGATGAACTACTTCCTGCCTCTTCGTGATATCGCGTCTATGCACTGTAGCGCTAACGTAGGTGAAGAAGGCGATGTTGCGGTATTCTTTGGCCTGTCTGGCACAGGTAAAACAACGCTGTCTACCGATCCTAAACGCCAACTGATCGGCGACGATGAGCACGGTTGGGATGACGAAGGTATCTTCAACTTCGAAGGCGGCTGTTACGCGAAAACAATTCGCCTTTCTAAAGAAGCTGAACCAGACATCTACAATGCCATTCGTCGTGATGCACTGTTAGAAAACGTTACGGTTCGCAACGATGGCTCTATCGACTTTGATGATGGTTCTAAGACTGAAAACACGCGTGTTTCTTACCCAATTCATCACATTGATAACATCGTGAAGCCAGTTTCTAAAGCAGGCCATGCTGAAAAAGTGATTTTCCTTACTGCGGATGCATTTGGTGTGCTTCCTCCAGTAGCGAAACTCACCCCAGAACAAACGAAGTACCATTTCCTTTCTGGTTTTACCGCTAAGTTAGCAGGTACTGAACGTGGCATCACAGAACCTACGCCAACCTTCTCTGCTGCATTTGGTGCTGCATTCCTTACTTTGCATCCAACCAAATACGCTGAAGTTTTAGTGAAACGCATGGAAGCTGCGGGCGCTCAAGCTTACTTGGTGAATACCGGCTGGAACGGCACAGGCAAACGTATCTCGATTCAAGATACTCGCGGCATCATTGACGCCATTTTGGATGGCTCAATTGACAACGCAGACACCACTCAAATCCCTGTGTTTAATCTAGAAGTTCCAACGGATCTTCCTGGTGTAGATAAAGGCATTCTTGACCCACGTGATACCTATGTTGACCCACTACAATGGGACAGCAAAGCAGAAGACTTGGCTCAACGCTTTATCAAAAACTTCGCTCAATACACTGATAATGACGAAGGTAAATCACTTGTTGCCGCAGGGCCTCAATTAGATTAATTAGGTAAATAAAATACCAAGCCCCTCATTTGAGGGGCTTTTTTGTTGAATCTATTCGTTATTTGAGCCAGTCTGGATATTATCAGCAACAAAAATCGACCAGTACTCACCTCAATTGCGTTAAGGGAATCAACGAATGAGAAAAGCTCTTGCACTTATCATCCTGATGTTCAGCTTAATGCTTATCTCTATACTGATTTTATTTGCGAGTCTGCATACTCGGTACGCTACGCCCGTTGTTAACTTCATTTTTAAATACGCGTCATCACAAACCATTCGTGCAGACCTGATCGAGTATCAGTCTCCTTATCACTTCACTTTTCATGGTCTAGAGCTTTCAACCTCCCCAGAACCCCTTTATATAGAAACCGCACAACTTTGGTTGAATCAAGGTCTAGTCTCACAAGGTAAACTGGCAATAGACAGCCTGCTTTTAAGTGGTTTTCAATTACAACAAGGCATGCCTGAAATCACGCCATCACCTTACGTTTCTATTGCGCAAGTAGCCGTGGATCATTTGGATTATTCAGACGACGCCTTGATCATCCGCGATCTGAGCTTTCAAATAAAGCAGCCAGAATATCAACCCTCCTCATCCTGGCCGGTGCGTGGCGAAATTCAACTTTCAGCCGAACAGTTGTATTGGAACAACGAAGCGTTTGATAACGTGTTAGTTGATGCGGATGTGCTGGAAGACGGTGCGAAAATTTATGGTTTGTCTTTTAAATGGCGCCAAGCCGACATTAAGACTCAGGCGGAATGGCTAAACAACCAATGGCATCTCATTAATGCTTCGATTAAGGGCTTACAGCTAAGCCACTCTCAATGGATGGAAGTAAATTCAAATCAAATATTTGAACAGCTCAGCACACCCGTTTTCATTGAAAGGCTAGACGTGCTTTCAACAACGATTACCAGCGACGTGTTTTCATTGACCGCCGCAGATATCACATTAGACAACATTCAATACCCAGTTAAGGTTTGGCAACAAGATGGCCGTGTGTCTCTCAATGCTGAAAACATCACTCTAGGAAATCAAACGCTACTCGAACCGACATTAAGCCTGCAGTTAACCGAGAATAAAATTGCAATCGATGATCTTAATGTTGGCTTCAAACGAGGTTATATACAGCTTCAGGGTTCCCTAGATCCAAATGCTATTTCGCTCAATAATTTAACCGTTTCTGGTGTGGAATGGTTAATAGAAAATGAGGCAGATCAGCGTAATTCGTTTGAGTCTGACCTCACCGGATTGAACTTAAAATCGCTTATCCCAGAGCTCAACAATTACCACCATCCAGAATTTGTTGCTATAAAGCGATTACGCATTAAACGCAGCCAATTCATTAATTTAGCCAGCGAGCCTAAACGTCAAGTCTCAGGATTAAACATCTCTGGTGATGATTTACTCTTGGTCAAGGACAGTCAGCTAGGTTTATGGAGCGGTAACCTAACCTTATCAGCTAATAGCGCGAGCATTGGAGAGTTAATCGCTTCCCAATCGCTCATTGAAGCACACGCCGAAGATGGCATTAGTTATCTAGACAAGCTCGTTGTGCCACTGCAGCACGGACTAATGCGCGCACAAGGTAAAATGGATTTCACACAACTCAGCCAGCCATGGCAGCTTAAATTTCAAAGTGACGGTTTTCCACTGCAAACTTTGGGCTACTGGCGAACTATCCCCTTGGGTATGAAAGGTCTGGCGGAAGTGGAATTCGATTTAAACGGATTAGCTGGCGACGAAGCTATGTTGAATTATTCTCTAAGCGGGTTTGCCAATGTCAGTTTACGTGATGCCAGTATTGAGCCTGCATTCGAGCAAATAATGAACCCTAAGCCTGATCAGCCCGTCCTTACCTCTCCTATTACGGTCGGTGACTTTAGCTTGAAAATGAAACGAGGTGACATCGAATTAACCAGTACCAAAATACAGGGCAAAGATTTCACTGGCCAATTAAAAGGCAGTCTCGACTTAGTCGCTAACGACATCGGGAAGCTGACCTTATCGCTAGCTAGTCGTTGTGGACAACTGCGTGTTGATTTACTCACTAAGCAGCAAGAAATCAACAACGCAGAATGTAAAACCGGCGCGGTTCAAACAGAGAAAGTCATTATTCCGTTTGAGTGAAAAGAGAAGTTCTAAAAGCTAAGTTCTAAAAGCTAAGTTCTAAAAGCTAAGTTCTAAAAGCTAAGTTCTAAAAGCTAAGTTCTAAAAGCTAAATTACTGAAATAACTACCTAAGTTCAACGGTTACTTCGCGTTTCTCACTTCGATTTTAGTACTTAGTACGTCGCACTTCACCTACCCCCTATAATTCGGCAACAACATGTAGGTGCCGACAAATTCAACGGCGGCTTGATCTCCGCTGAAAATAGTCACGCTAATGATCACACGGGCTTTACGTCCTGATGCCAATCTATCTAAGTCACCACTGATCCCATCTAATGAGGTTGCGGCTATGGGCGCGTGCTCCACTGGATGGCGATAGCGTATTTGGCTGTCAGCTAAGACGATATCCGCTTCAAGTCCACGTTCTTTCATCAGAAGCCAGGTCATACCCCAGCCGGTTAACGTTGCCAGAGTAAATGCCGAGCCCGCAAACATGGTGTTATGTGGGTTTAAATTCGGATTTAACTGCGCTGCACACTCAAACCGATACCCCGTGTACTGGTTTATTTTAATGCCCATCTTGTCACTGATTGGAATTTGTTGCTCCCAACGTTGCTGAAGATCGGCGCACCATTCAGGTCGTCGTAATACATTAGCGAGTGGATCTAACGATTTGATCATTTGCTGATGGCGAAGTGGACCTCTTTCATCATTGAGTTCGCCCTGGCTCTCAAAACCATTTTTCTCATAAAATTTGATCGCATCTTCACGCGCGTTAATCACTAATCGCTTCACGCCTTCTTGTCGCGCAAACGACTCCAACGCCACCAGCACTAAAGAACCTACACCTTTATTTCTTCGGTTGGGTTTTACTGCCATATAACGAATTTGCCCTTCGTTATCCGGCGTAATATACAAGCGCCCCACCGCCATTGGACGACCCTTGCCATCAACAATCATACGGTGATGACTCATTTCGTCATATTCGTCACGTTCAGAACCAATTGGCATACGCCAAGGCTCCCTTAGCATCTGCCAACGAAAGTGGTAGTACTTATTCTGTTGATTCACCGTTTTTGGCGTGATCAGTTTAAACATGGAAATCCTTTTCGTAAGAACTAGATGAACGGGGTACAGGTCGCTTCGCTACAGGTAATAGGAACAGCTCTAACCTGTAACCTGTAACCTGTAACCCACCTTATCTCTTCTACACCTGCAACCAAAACGTTACTGGGCCATCGTTCACTAGCGATACTTTCATATCTGCGCCAAAGCGGCCTCGTTGTGTGTTGAGCGTTTCAGCACATTTATCAGCAAAAAAATCGTACCAATGCTCAGCATCGGTTGGGTTTGCGCCTTTAGAAAATCCTGGGCGCGTGCCTTTTTTTGTGTCTGCGGGTAATGTAAATTGAGACACCACCAAAACACTGCCGTTCACTTGTTGAACATTTAAGTTCATTTTACCGGCTTCATCTTCAAATATTCGATAAGTCAGAACTCGCTCTAATAAGCGTTTTGCTTTCGCTTCATCGTCTTCTTTTTCTACGCCAAGCAACACCAGTAAGCCGTGGTCTATTTCACCGGTAATTTCACCGTCTACCTTGACCGATGCTTCACTTACTCGCTGTATCAGTGCTATCACTTTTTGTTCCTTGCTGTTCAATTATAGATGCAGATTCCAACTCTAGCGGTGAGCTAGGTACATCCATTTCTTTATTTTGATGACCTTCAGAATACCACAGCTTCTGTTCTCCAAGGCTAGCCGTAACCTCTGCGCCTAATAAGACAATCAGCCAGCACATATATACCCAAACAAACAAAATGGGAATGGCGGCGAGTGCACCGTAGATAAGCTGATATGAAGGAAAGTGAGTAATGTAAAGCGCGAAGCCTTTCTTACTCAATTCAAATAATATCGCCGCAACCAAAGCCCCAATAGCCGCGTCGCGCAACGAAACCTTGGTATTTGGCACCAGCAGATAGAGACCAACAAAAGCAAAGAAAGAAAGAATAAACGGCAGCCAACGTAGAAAGTAGGTATAAACGGTCGAAATGGCTTCGCTATCTAAAAAATTGAGTGACGTAATGTAAGAGGTT includes the following:
- the hslO gene encoding Hsp33 family molecular chaperone HslO, with protein sequence MANNLLHRYLFENLSVRGELVQLDDTYQQIISSKEYPAPVQRILGELLVATTLLTATLKFEGSITLQLQGDGPVSIAVINGDDDQKVRGVARWEGDIAEDATLHQLMGKGHLVITISPKKGERYQGVVGLEGDTLSEVLEGYFERSEQLKTRLWFRLGEFDGKPHAAGMLLQVMPDGTGSPDDFEHLEQLTDTVKDEELFGLPGNEILYRLYNQETVQLFDPQEVEFFCGCSRERSSAAILTVAREEINDILATEGSVSLHCDYCGTNYTFDEKDVSALFAGADNNTGTVH
- a CDS encoding bifunctional GNAT family N-acetyltransferase/hotdog fold thioesterase; this encodes MFKLITPKTVNQQNKYYHFRWQMLREPWRMPIGSERDEYDEMSHHRMIVDGKGRPMAVGRLYITPDNEGQIRYMAVKPNRRNKGVGSLVLVALESFARQEGVKRLVINAREDAIKFYEKNGFESQGELNDERGPLRHQQMIKSLDPLANVLRRPEWCADLQQRWEQQIPISDKMGIKINQYTGYRFECAAQLNPNLNPHNTMFAGSAFTLATLTGWGMTWLLMKERGLEADIVLADSQIRYRHPVEHAPIAATSLDGISGDLDRLASGRKARVIISVTIFSGDQAAVEFVGTYMLLPNYRG
- the dtd gene encoding D-aminoacyl-tRNA deacylase, with the protein product MIALIQRVSEASVKVDGEITGEIDHGLLVLLGVEKEDDEAKAKRLLERVLTYRIFEDEAGKMNLNVQQVNGSVLVVSQFTLPADTKKGTRPGFSKGANPTDAEHWYDFFADKCAETLNTQRGRFGADMKVSLVNDGPVTFWLQV
- a CDS encoding virulence factor BrkB family protein yields the protein MVIQSQNFTKYLVNRVSHDRLTVSAGYMAYITLLSLVPLLTVLLSVLSSFPLFADVGDVLQDFVITHFVPAAGIAVKSALTDFVANTGKMTAVGGAFLFVAALMLISNIDKSLNFIWRVKDKRRSVYSFSMYWMVLTLGPSMVGASIAATSYITSLNFLDSEAISTVYTYFLRWLPFILSFFAFVGLYLLVPNTKVSLRDAAIGALVAAILFELSKKGFALYITHFPSYQLIYGALAAIPILFVWVYMCWLIVLLGAEVTASLGEQKLWYSEGHQNKEMDVPSSPLELESASIIEQQGTKSDSTDTASK
- a CDS encoding AsmA family protein; translation: MRKALALIILMFSLMLISILILFASLHTRYATPVVNFIFKYASSQTIRADLIEYQSPYHFTFHGLELSTSPEPLYIETAQLWLNQGLVSQGKLAIDSLLLSGFQLQQGMPEITPSPYVSIAQVAVDHLDYSDDALIIRDLSFQIKQPEYQPSSSWPVRGEIQLSAEQLYWNNEAFDNVLVDADVLEDGAKIYGLSFKWRQADIKTQAEWLNNQWHLINASIKGLQLSHSQWMEVNSNQIFEQLSTPVFIERLDVLSTTITSDVFSLTAADITLDNIQYPVKVWQQDGRVSLNAENITLGNQTLLEPTLSLQLTENKIAIDDLNVGFKRGYIQLQGSLDPNAISLNNLTVSGVEWLIENEADQRNSFESDLTGLNLKSLIPELNNYHHPEFVAIKRLRIKRSQFINLASEPKRQVSGLNISGDDLLLVKDSQLGLWSGNLTLSANSASIGELIASQSLIEAHAEDGISYLDKLVVPLQHGLMRAQGKMDFTQLSQPWQLKFQSDGFPLQTLGYWRTIPLGMKGLAEVEFDLNGLAGDEAMLNYSLSGFANVSLRDASIEPAFEQIMNPKPDQPVLTSPITVGDFSLKMKRGDIELTSTKIQGKDFTGQLKGSLDLVANDIGKLTLSLASRCGQLRVDLLTKQQEINNAECKTGAVQTEKVIIPFE
- the pckA gene encoding phosphoenolpyruvate carboxykinase (ATP); the protein is MTVMEHTKAAQLDLTKYGINGVTEVLRNPSFDQLFEEETRPELEGYEKGVVTELGAVAVDTGIFTGRSPKDKYIVKDETTRDTMWWSDQGKNDNKPIDLKVWNELKQLVTTQLSGKRLFVIDGYCGTNDDTRLRIRVITEVAWQAHFVKNMFIRPSDEELATFEPDFVVMNGAKTTNEKWQEHGLHSENFTVFNLTEKMQLIGGTWYGGEMKKGMFAMMNYFLPLRDIASMHCSANVGEEGDVAVFFGLSGTGKTTLSTDPKRQLIGDDEHGWDDEGIFNFEGGCYAKTIRLSKEAEPDIYNAIRRDALLENVTVRNDGSIDFDDGSKTENTRVSYPIHHIDNIVKPVSKAGHAEKVIFLTADAFGVLPPVAKLTPEQTKYHFLSGFTAKLAGTERGITEPTPTFSAAFGAAFLTLHPTKYAEVLVKRMEAAGAQAYLVNTGWNGTGKRISIQDTRGIIDAILDGSIDNADTTQIPVFNLEVPTDLPGVDKGILDPRDTYVDPLQWDSKAEDLAQRFIKNFAQYTDNDEGKSLVAAGPQLD